The Alphaproteobacteria bacterium genome has a window encoding:
- the rpsB gene encoding 30S ribosomal protein S2 codes for MALPQFSMRQLLEAGVHFGHHTRRWNPKMAPYIFGARNNIHIIDLQQTVPMLDQALRVMRDVAASGGRVLFVGTKRQAADKVAEFAKRCGQYYVNHRWLGGMLTNWQTISHSIKRLRDLEGMLDGDSGSGFTKRELLFLTREREKLERALGGIKDMGGLPDILFVLDVNKDDLAVQEANKLNIPVVAVIDSNSDPKGVQYPVPGNDDALRAISLYLELLSGAILDGLQAMMLSQGVDIGAAAEPVAADLPDEDAAEEEAVEAEVPAEAAAAEEPTEEESKAAEA; via the coding sequence ATGGCTCTGCCGCAATTCTCGATGCGCCAGCTCTTGGAAGCCGGCGTTCACTTCGGGCATCACACCCGGCGCTGGAACCCGAAGATGGCGCCCTACATCTTCGGCGCCCGCAACAACATCCACATCATCGACCTGCAGCAGACGGTCCCGATGCTGGACCAGGCCCTGCGGGTGATGCGCGACGTTGCCGCGTCCGGCGGCCGCGTGCTGTTCGTCGGCACCAAGCGCCAGGCCGCCGACAAGGTCGCCGAGTTCGCCAAGCGCTGCGGCCAGTACTATGTCAACCACCGCTGGCTCGGCGGCATGCTGACCAACTGGCAGACCATCTCGCACTCGATCAAGCGCCTGCGCGACCTGGAAGGGATGCTGGACGGCGACAGCGGCTCCGGCTTCACCAAGCGCGAGCTGCTGTTCCTGACCCGCGAGCGCGAGAAGCTGGAGCGCGCGCTCGGCGGCATCAAGGACATGGGCGGCCTGCCCGACATCCTGTTCGTGCTGGACGTCAACAAGGACGACCTCGCGGTGCAGGAGGCCAACAAGCTGAACATCCCCGTCGTCGCGGTGATCGACAGCAACTCCGACCCGAAGGGCGTGCAATACCCCGTGCCGGGCAACGACGACGCGCTGCGCGCGATCTCGCTGTACCTGGAGCTGCTTTCCGGTGCGATCCTGGACGGCCTGCAGGCGATGATGCTGTCGCAGGGCGTCGATATCGGCGCGGCCGCCGAGCCGGTGGCGGCCGACCTGCCCGACGAGGACGCCGCCGAGGAGGAGGCCGTCGAGGCGGAGGTGCCGGCCGAGGCCGCGGCCGCCGAGGAGCCGACCGAGGAAGAGAGCAAGGCCGCCGAGGCCTGA
- the tsf gene encoding translation elongation factor Ts, with translation MAEITAALVKQLREKTGAGMMDCKKALAENDGDIEAAVDWLRKKGLAAAAKKAGRVAADGLVGVAARGAVGALVEVNAETDFVARNEQFQAFVARAVELALDVDGVDALLAADFGGGVSVADTLTNLIATIGENMTVRRMHKLSVPEGAVAVYMHSAVAPGLGKIGVLVGLQSGAATDMLAGLGKQIAMHVAAANPLVAAREDLQPEQVERERAVLRDQAREQGKPENIIEKMIEGRMRKFFEDVVLTEQAFIMDTDKTVGAVVEAAAKDAGTPIRVAGFAKFVLGEGIDKGEDDFAAEVAKLAG, from the coding sequence ATGGCGGAGATTACGGCCGCGCTGGTCAAGCAGCTGCGCGAGAAAACCGGCGCAGGCATGATGGACTGCAAGAAGGCCCTGGCCGAGAACGACGGCGACATCGAGGCGGCGGTCGACTGGCTGCGCAAGAAGGGCCTGGCGGCGGCGGCGAAGAAGGCGGGGCGCGTGGCCGCTGACGGCTTGGTCGGCGTTGCCGCGCGCGGTGCGGTCGGCGCGCTGGTCGAGGTCAACGCCGAGACCGACTTCGTGGCGCGCAACGAGCAGTTCCAGGCCTTCGTCGCCCGCGCGGTCGAGCTCGCGCTCGACGTCGACGGCGTCGATGCGCTGCTGGCGGCCGATTTCGGCGGCGGCGTCAGCGTGGCCGACACGCTGACCAACCTGATCGCGACGATCGGCGAGAACATGACCGTGCGCCGGATGCACAAGCTCAGCGTGCCCGAGGGCGCGGTCGCGGTCTACATGCACAGCGCGGTGGCGCCCGGCCTCGGCAAGATCGGCGTGCTGGTCGGGCTGCAGTCCGGCGCGGCGACCGACATGCTGGCCGGCCTCGGCAAGCAGATCGCCATGCACGTGGCCGCGGCCAACCCGCTGGTCGCGGCGCGCGAGGACCTGCAGCCGGAGCAGGTGGAGCGTGAGCGCGCGGTGCTGCGCGACCAGGCCCGCGAGCAGGGCAAGCCCGAGAACATCATCGAGAAGATGATCGAGGGCCGGATGCGCAAGTTCTTCGAGGACGTCGTGCTGACCGAGCAGGCGTTCATCATGGACACCGACAAGACCGTCGGCGCCGTGGTCGAAGCGGCTGCGAAGGACGCGGGCACGCCGATCCGGGTTGCCGGCTTCGCCAAGTTCGTGCTCGGCGAGGGCATCGACAAGGGTGAAGACGACTTCGCCGCCGAGGTGGCGAAGCTCGCCGGCTGA
- a CDS encoding 1-deoxy-D-xylulose-5-phosphate reductoisomerase, producing MTRVTLLGATGSVGRQTADVMLRHPDRFSAVAVTANRDVDGLAALAVRLGAEMAAVADPGRYDALRQALAGTGIAVAAGPAGLEEAAARESDFVMAAIVGAAGLAPTLTAIRRGARIGLANKECLVCAGDLMLAEAQASGALLLPTDSEHNAIFQVLDSRRPEAIERLILTASGGPFRNRPRETLTDVTPAEAVAHPNWSMGAKISVDSATMMNKGLETIEAFHLFPVAKSQIAVLMHPESIVHSMVCYVDGSVLAQLGAPDMRIPIAYCLAWPERVDTAAARLDLAAIGALHFAEPDDAQFPALALARQALAAGGSAPNVLNAANEVAVAAFLDGALPYLAITDVVASVLDDVAPPPPAGLDDVLAADRSARLRATQVVKRRADRVM from the coding sequence ATGACCCGCGTCACCCTGCTGGGGGCGACCGGTTCGGTCGGACGGCAGACCGCCGACGTGATGCTGCGCCATCCCGACCGGTTCAGCGCCGTTGCCGTCACCGCCAACCGCGATGTCGACGGCCTCGCCGCGCTGGCGGTGCGGCTGGGCGCGGAGATGGCGGCGGTCGCCGACCCCGGTCGCTACGACGCGCTGCGCCAGGCGCTCGCCGGCACCGGCATCGCGGTGGCCGCCGGTCCGGCCGGCCTCGAAGAGGCGGCGGCGCGCGAGTCGGACTTCGTCATGGCCGCCATCGTCGGCGCCGCCGGGCTGGCGCCGACGCTGACCGCCATCCGCCGCGGCGCCCGCATCGGGCTGGCCAACAAGGAGTGCCTGGTCTGCGCCGGCGACCTGATGCTGGCCGAGGCGCAGGCGAGCGGTGCGTTGCTGCTGCCGACCGATTCGGAGCACAACGCCATCTTCCAGGTGCTCGACTCCCGCCGGCCGGAGGCGATCGAGCGCCTGATCCTGACCGCGTCGGGCGGCCCGTTCCGCAACCGGCCGCGGGAGACTTTGACCGACGTGACGCCGGCCGAGGCGGTGGCGCATCCCAACTGGTCGATGGGCGCAAAGATCTCGGTCGACAGCGCAACGATGATGAATAAGGGCCTGGAAACCATTGAGGCCTTTCATCTTTTTCCTGTCGCCAAGAGCCAGATCGCGGTGCTGATGCACCCGGAATCGATCGTTCATTCGATGGTTTGCTATGTCGACGGGTCGGTGCTGGCCCAGCTCGGCGCGCCGGACATGCGCATTCCCATCGCCTATTGCCTGGCCTGGCCGGAGCGGGTGGACACGGCGGCGGCACGGCTCGACCTCGCCGCCATCGGCGCCCTGCATTTCGCCGAGCCGGACGACGCGCAGTTCCCGGCGCTGGCCCTGGCCCGGCAGGCGCTTGCTGCCGGCGGCAGCGCTCCCAATGTGCTGAACGCGGCCAACGAGGTCGCCGTCGCGGCCTTTCTCGACGGGGCGTTGCCCTACCTCGCCATCACCGACGTGGTCGCATCGGTGCTGGACGACGTCGCCCCGCCGCCCCCCGCCGGCCTGGATGACGTGCTGGCGGCCGACCGCAGCGCGCGCCTGCGGGCGACGCAGGTTGTGAAGCGGCGCGCAGACCGCGTAATGTGA
- a CDS encoding phosphatidate cytidylyltransferase, with product MAWPDGDAAPSASPTGSRFRDLTVRTATGIVMGLVGLAAIIAGPYGVVILAGVVVGGVVAEWHRLSRRNLPDAWVAGGWAYLAVACFSFFYVYFFPFFEISVDYARDSLLWLLAVVIANDTLAYGVGRWIGGPKLAPRISPKKTWSGAIGGLAGAGLAGGIGGWAFGGDAAILAPVGVALAILAQLGDLAESLTKRRVGVKDAGSLIPGHGGFLDRFDGLFAASIGLALAQILAGDIALRWE from the coding sequence ATGGCATGGCCGGACGGTGACGCCGCGCCGTCCGCGTCGCCGACGGGGAGCCGATTCCGCGACCTGACCGTCCGCACGGCCACCGGCATCGTGATGGGTCTGGTCGGCCTGGCCGCGATCATCGCCGGGCCGTATGGCGTCGTGATCCTTGCCGGCGTGGTGGTCGGCGGCGTGGTCGCCGAATGGCATCGGCTGAGCCGGCGCAACCTGCCGGACGCCTGGGTCGCCGGCGGATGGGCCTATCTGGCTGTCGCCTGTTTTTCGTTCTTCTACGTATATTTCTTCCCGTTTTTTGAGATATCGGTCGACTATGCGCGCGACAGCCTGCTGTGGCTGCTGGCGGTGGTGATCGCCAACGACACCCTGGCCTATGGCGTCGGCCGCTGGATCGGCGGCCCCAAGCTGGCGCCGCGGATCAGCCCGAAGAAGACCTGGTCGGGCGCCATCGGCGGCCTGGCCGGCGCCGGGCTCGCCGGCGGGATCGGCGGCTGGGCGTTCGGCGGCGACGCCGCGATCCTGGCACCGGTCGGGGTGGCGCTGGCGATCCTGGCGCAGCTCGGCGACCTCGCCGAATCGCTGACCAAGCGCCGTGTCGGGGTGAAGGACGCCGGCAGCCTGATTCCCGGCCACGGCGGCTTCCTCGACCGCTTCGACGGCCTGTTCGCCGCCTCGATCGGGCTCGCCCTGGCCCAGATCCTGGCCGGCGACATCGCGCTGCGATGGGAATGA
- the frr gene encoding ribosome recycling factor produces MHGAVEVFKQELAGLRTGRASTGLLEPVMVDAYGSQMPVSQLGTVSVIDPRMLSVQVWDRGLAGAVERAIRDSGLGLNPSSEGQVIRVPLPELNQERRTELTKVAHKYAEQTRVAVRNVRRDAMEVLKRQEKDGDISQDEHHGLGHDVQKWTDDTIKEIDALLAAKEAEIMQV; encoded by the coding sequence ATGCACGGCGCGGTCGAAGTGTTCAAGCAGGAACTGGCCGGACTGCGCACCGGCCGTGCCTCGACCGGGCTGCTGGAGCCGGTGATGGTCGATGCCTATGGCAGCCAGATGCCGGTCTCGCAGCTGGGCACCGTCAGCGTGATCGATCCGCGCATGCTGTCGGTGCAGGTGTGGGACCGCGGGCTCGCCGGCGCGGTCGAGCGCGCGATCCGCGACAGCGGCCTCGGCCTCAATCCGTCGTCGGAAGGGCAGGTGATCCGCGTGCCGCTGCCGGAGCTGAACCAGGAGCGCCGCACCGAGCTGACCAAGGTCGCCCACAAATATGCCGAGCAGACCCGGGTCGCCGTGCGCAACGTGCGCCGCGACGCGATGGAGGTGCTGAAGCGGCAGGAGAAGGACGGCGACATCTCGCAGGACGAGCACCACGGCCTGGGCCACGACGTGCAGAAGTGGACCGACGACACCATCAAGGAGATCGACGCGCTGCTCGCCGCCAAAGAAGCCGAGATCATGCAGGTCTGA
- the pyrH gene encoding UMP kinase — translation MASDQPPRPYRRILLKISGEALMGSRDFGLDSDVVKQVASELKIVRDSGIQLCLVVGGGNIFRGVSGAASGMDRASADHMGMLATVINALALQSALERLGVHTRVQSAIPMDTVCEPFIRRRAMRHMEKGRIVIFAAGTGNPFFTTDTAAALRASEMQCDVLMKGTKVDGVYSADPMKSPDAVRHDKLDYREVLSRDLSVMDHSAISLARENRIPIVVFSIRQAGAFADVAQGAGRYTIICDRDA, via the coding sequence GTGGCGAGCGACCAACCTCCGCGACCCTATCGCCGGATCCTGCTGAAGATCTCGGGCGAGGCCCTGATGGGCAGCCGGGATTTCGGCCTGGACAGCGACGTGGTCAAGCAGGTCGCGTCCGAGCTGAAGATCGTGCGCGACAGCGGCATCCAGCTGTGCCTGGTGGTCGGCGGCGGCAACATCTTCCGCGGCGTTTCCGGCGCGGCGTCGGGCATGGACCGGGCCAGCGCCGACCACATGGGCATGCTGGCCACCGTGATCAACGCGCTGGCCCTGCAGAGCGCGCTGGAGCGGCTGGGCGTGCACACCCGGGTGCAGTCGGCCATCCCGATGGACACGGTGTGCGAGCCGTTCATCCGCCGCCGCGCCATGCGGCATATGGAGAAGGGCCGGATCGTCATCTTCGCCGCCGGCACCGGCAATCCGTTCTTCACCACCGACACCGCCGCGGCGCTGCGCGCGTCCGAGATGCAGTGCGACGTGCTGATGAAGGGGACCAAGGTCGACGGCGTCTACAGCGCCGACCCGATGAAGTCGCCCGACGCGGTGCGCCACGACAAGCTCGACTATCGCGAGGTGCTGTCGCGCGACCTCAGCGTGATGGACCATTCCGCCATCTCGCTGGCGCGCGAGAACCGCATCCCGATCGTCGTGTTCTCGATCCGCCAGGCGGGCGCGTTCGCCGATGTGGCGCAGGGTGCCGGACGGTATACGATCATCTGCGACCGGGACGCCTGA
- a CDS encoding endonuclease/exonuclease/phosphatase family protein, which produces MLHVASYNIRKSVGLDWQRDPRRILAVIHEIGADIVALQEVDRRFGSRSASLTPQIVAEESDYELVRLAERPASVGWHGNAFLVRRHVAVTATRGLALPALEPRGAAIAEVDVEGRNLRVVGLHLGLLALWRRRQADAVLDHLADCEARMPTVIMGDLNEWSAHGGCLAAFARDHDIAHAGPSFHARRPFAALDRIIVSRDLAIVDAGVHRSHHAAMASDHLPIWARLAPAEETAA; this is translated from the coding sequence ATGCTGCACGTCGCCTCCTACAACATTCGCAAGAGCGTCGGGCTCGACTGGCAGCGCGACCCCCGGCGGATCCTGGCCGTGATACACGAGATCGGCGCCGATATCGTCGCGCTACAGGAGGTCGACCGCCGCTTCGGCAGCCGGTCCGCCAGCCTGACGCCACAGATCGTCGCGGAGGAAAGCGACTACGAACTGGTCCGCCTCGCCGAGCGGCCGGCCAGCGTGGGCTGGCACGGCAACGCCTTCCTGGTTCGCCGTCATGTCGCGGTGACTGCGACGCGCGGTCTCGCCCTGCCGGCGCTGGAGCCGCGCGGCGCTGCCATCGCCGAGGTCGATGTCGAGGGCCGGAACCTGCGCGTCGTCGGCCTGCACCTGGGCCTGCTCGCGCTGTGGCGCCGGCGCCAGGCCGATGCCGTGCTGGACCACCTGGCCGACTGCGAGGCCCGGATGCCGACTGTGATCATGGGCGACCTCAACGAATGGAGCGCCCATGGCGGCTGCCTGGCCGCCTTCGCCCGCGACCACGATATCGCCCACGCCGGTCCCAGCTTCCATGCCCGGCGTCCGTTCGCGGCGCTGGACCGGATCATCGTCAGCCGCGACCTTGCCATCGTCGACGCCGGCGTGCACCGATCCCATCACGCCGCGATGGCATCGGATCACCTGCCGATCTGGGCGCGGCTGGCCCCGGCGGAGGAAACCGCGGCATGA
- the cls gene encoding cardiolipin synthase: MNGQAVESVAALIEWDLAVLIAVAVYAAAALCAVYAIHSSRTPQSAMAWSIALIAIPFVTIPLYLVFGRNRFYGYVRAHRSAIARASPQVRAILENLAGHAAPAPAPLAPLFETVRRLTGLPFSTGNTAEVLIDAEATYDRMIAAIEAAEDYVLLQSYIVRADTAGLRFRDALVARAAAGVRVHFLFDEIGSVRLPNGYLRTLRQAGIHVTGFKTARRLGTRWQINFRNHRKVLVVDGRTAFLGGLNIGDEYLGRNRRLGAWRDTHLRLTGPSVQMVQLAFAEDWFWAEQELPQLRWDAAPNPQGGATATVVRTGPADENPACELLHVEAFAAANRRLWIAVGYFVPDEPVMLALQRAALRGVDVRVLIPRKSDSRLAWIASFNYLPALMQAGVKVFHYTEGTMHQKVMLIDDRLAGVGSCNLDNRSLHINFEITALVADLAFAGDIERMLEADFARATQLRPSDLEDKSGWFWLLARAVNLAAPIL, from the coding sequence ATGAACGGGCAAGCTGTCGAATCCGTCGCCGCGTTGATCGAGTGGGACCTGGCGGTGCTGATCGCGGTGGCGGTCTACGCCGCCGCGGCCCTTTGCGCCGTCTATGCGATCCACAGCAGCCGCACGCCGCAGTCGGCGATGGCCTGGAGCATCGCGCTGATCGCGATCCCGTTCGTCACCATCCCGCTGTACCTGGTGTTCGGGCGCAATCGCTTCTACGGCTACGTCCGGGCGCACCGCAGCGCGATCGCGCGCGCCTCGCCGCAGGTCCGCGCGATCCTGGAGAACCTGGCCGGCCATGCCGCGCCGGCGCCGGCGCCGCTGGCGCCGCTGTTCGAGACGGTGCGCCGGCTGACCGGGCTGCCGTTCTCGACCGGCAACACCGCCGAAGTCCTCATCGACGCCGAGGCCACCTACGACCGGATGATCGCGGCGATCGAGGCGGCCGAGGACTATGTGCTGCTGCAGTCCTACATCGTGCGCGCCGATACCGCCGGGCTGCGCTTCCGCGACGCGCTGGTCGCCCGCGCCGCGGCCGGCGTGCGCGTCCATTTCCTGTTCGACGAGATCGGCAGCGTGCGCCTGCCCAACGGCTATCTGCGCACGCTGCGGCAGGCCGGCATCCACGTCACCGGGTTCAAGACCGCGCGCCGGCTCGGCACCCGCTGGCAGATCAACTTCCGCAACCACCGCAAGGTCCTGGTGGTCGACGGCCGCACCGCGTTTCTCGGCGGGCTCAATATCGGCGACGAGTATCTGGGCAGGAACCGCCGCCTCGGCGCATGGCGCGACACCCACCTGCGGCTGACCGGCCCCAGCGTGCAGATGGTGCAACTGGCCTTCGCCGAGGACTGGTTCTGGGCCGAGCAGGAGCTGCCGCAGCTACGCTGGGACGCCGCGCCGAACCCGCAGGGCGGCGCGACCGCCACGGTGGTGCGCACCGGGCCGGCCGACGAGAACCCGGCCTGCGAACTGCTGCACGTGGAGGCGTTTGCCGCCGCCAACCGGCGGCTGTGGATCGCGGTCGGCTATTTCGTGCCCGACGAACCGGTCATGCTGGCCCTGCAGCGCGCCGCCCTGCGCGGCGTCGACGTGCGCGTGCTGATCCCGCGCAAGAGCGACAGCCGGCTCGCCTGGATCGCGTCGTTCAACTACCTGCCCGCCCTGATGCAGGCCGGCGTCAAGGTGTTCCACTACACCGAGGGCACCATGCACCAGAAGGTGATGCTGATCGACGACCGGCTGGCCGGGGTGGGCTCGTGCAACCTCGACAACCGCTCGCTGCACATCAATTTCGAGATCACGGCGCTGGTCGCCGACCTGGCCTTCGCGGGCGACATCGAACGCATGCTCGAGGCCGACTTCGCGCGCGCCACCCAGCTGCGGCCCAGCGACCTGGAGGACAAGTCCGGCTGGTTCTGGCTGCTGGCGCGCGCCGTCAACCTGGCCGCGCCGATCCTGTGA
- the pncA gene encoding bifunctional nicotinamidase/pyrazinamidase, producing the protein MTDMKALRQRRPDDALLVIDVQNDFCPGGSLAVADGDAVVPVVNRLAASFDHVILTQDWHPAGHASFASQHPGHAPFETIRLAYGEQTLWPDHCVQATPGAAFHRGLHADHAELIIRKGFRRTIDSYSAFFENDRTTPTGLTGYLRERGLKRLFCVGLAFDICVRFSAEDAVRQGFEAVVLEDACRAVDLHGTKEAAYAGFQQAGVALARADMVA; encoded by the coding sequence ATGACGGACATGAAGGCATTGCGCCAGCGCCGGCCGGACGACGCGCTGCTGGTCATCGACGTGCAGAACGACTTCTGCCCCGGCGGCTCGCTCGCGGTGGCGGACGGCGATGCGGTCGTGCCGGTGGTCAACCGGCTGGCGGCGAGCTTCGATCACGTCATCCTGACCCAGGACTGGCATCCGGCCGGCCATGCCTCCTTCGCCTCGCAGCACCCCGGCCACGCGCCGTTCGAGACCATCCGGCTGGCCTATGGCGAGCAGACCCTGTGGCCCGACCACTGCGTCCAGGCGACGCCGGGGGCGGCCTTCCACCGCGGCCTGCATGCCGACCATGCCGAGCTGATCATCCGCAAGGGCTTCCGCCGGACGATCGATTCCTACTCCGCCTTCTTCGAGAACGACCGCACCACGCCGACCGGGCTGACCGGCTATCTGCGCGAGCGCGGGCTGAAGCGGCTGTTCTGCGTCGGCCTGGCCTTCGATATCTGCGTCCGCTTCTCGGCGGAGGATGCCGTGCGGCAGGGCTTCGAGGCGGTGGTGCTGGAGGACGCCTGCCGCGCGGTCGACCTGCACGGCACCAAGGAGGCGGCCTATGCCGGCTTCCAGCAGGCCGGCGTCGCGCTCGCCCGCGCCGACATGGTGGCCTGA
- the uppS gene encoding polyprenyl diphosphate synthase yields MDGNGRWARSRGLPRIAGHRRGADAVRATVKAAVALGVRYLTLFGFSSENWKRPFAEVEDLMGLLRRYLRSEVSELHSQGVRLRVIGDRARMAPDINALIADAEALTAGNRNLTLTLALSYGGRAEIATAARRIAAKVAAGEMTVDAVDEAAMSANMYTADLPDPDLLIRTSGEQRISNFLLWQCAYAEMLFLDVLWPDFGHDQLAAAVREFGRRERRYGMAGR; encoded by the coding sequence ATGGACGGCAACGGCCGCTGGGCGCGCAGCCGCGGGCTGCCGCGGATCGCCGGCCACCGCCGCGGCGCCGACGCGGTGCGCGCCACCGTCAAGGCGGCAGTCGCGCTGGGCGTGCGCTACCTGACCCTGTTCGGCTTCTCGTCGGAGAACTGGAAGCGGCCCTTCGCCGAGGTCGAGGACCTGATGGGCCTGCTGCGCCGCTACCTGCGCAGCGAGGTTTCGGAACTGCATTCCCAGGGCGTGCGGCTGCGCGTCATCGGCGACCGCGCCCGGATGGCGCCCGACATCAATGCGCTGATCGCGGATGCGGAAGCGCTGACTGCCGGCAACCGCAATCTCACCCTCACCCTCGCGCTCAGCTATGGCGGGCGGGCGGAGATCGCCACGGCGGCGCGGCGCATCGCGGCCAAGGTCGCGGCGGGCGAGATGACGGTCGACGCCGTCGACGAGGCCGCAATGTCGGCCAACATGTACACCGCAGACCTGCCGGACCCGGACCTGCTGATCCGGACCAGCGGCGAGCAGCGGATCAGCAACTTCCTGCTGTGGCAGTGCGCCTATGCGGAGATGCTGTTCCTCGACGTGCTGTGGCCCGATTTCGGGCACGACCAGCTCGCCGCAGCGGTGCGCGAGTTCGGCCGGCGCGAGCGACGCTATGGCATGGCCGGACGGTGA
- the rseP gene encoding RIP metalloprotease RseP: protein MFDYILGTVIPFLFVLTVLVFVHELGHYLVARWNGVRVEVFSIGFGPELFGWTARSGTRWRFSALPLGGYVKMLGGEQSLTANREDPPTPEMIAHLEAIGMSQADYYRSAFPTKRLGQRAAIVAAGPVANFLLSAVVFAGLAMFVGEPTTEPVAGEIVAGSAAERAGLEAGDRIVEVDGSGIGSFEELIRAVQLNVGTPMELTVERAGETLSIEVMPDMVEETDPLGDTRQVARLGISQSTAPAETLDPFSAVVHGFARTWEFSVITVRAVGQIVAGSRGTEDISGIPRIMEMSGHVAASGTPSLAFFIAALSISLGLINLLPIPVLDGGHLLFYAIEAIRGRPLGRRAIELAMGFGLVVIIGLFLTTTVHDLMRYDGIVEFFNDLTG, encoded by the coding sequence ATGTTCGACTACATCCTCGGTACCGTCATTCCGTTCCTGTTCGTGCTCACCGTCCTGGTGTTCGTGCACGAGCTCGGCCACTACCTGGTGGCGCGCTGGAACGGGGTGCGGGTGGAGGTCTTCTCCATCGGCTTCGGCCCGGAGCTGTTCGGCTGGACCGCACGCTCCGGCACGCGCTGGCGGTTCAGCGCGCTGCCGCTGGGCGGCTATGTCAAGATGCTGGGCGGCGAGCAGTCGCTGACCGCCAACCGCGAGGATCCGCCGACGCCGGAGATGATCGCGCATCTCGAGGCGATCGGCATGAGCCAGGCCGACTACTACCGCAGCGCCTTTCCGACCAAGCGCCTCGGCCAGCGGGCCGCCATCGTGGCGGCCGGCCCGGTCGCCAACTTCCTGCTGTCGGCCGTGGTCTTCGCCGGGCTGGCGATGTTCGTCGGCGAGCCGACGACCGAGCCCGTCGCCGGCGAGATCGTCGCCGGCAGCGCGGCGGAGCGCGCCGGGCTCGAGGCCGGAGACCGCATCGTCGAGGTCGACGGCAGCGGCATCGGCAGCTTCGAGGAACTGATTCGCGCGGTGCAGCTCAACGTCGGCACGCCGATGGAGCTGACCGTCGAACGCGCCGGCGAGACCCTGTCGATCGAGGTGATGCCCGACATGGTCGAGGAGACCGACCCGCTGGGCGATACGCGGCAGGTGGCGCGGCTGGGCATTTCGCAGAGCACCGCGCCGGCGGAGACGCTGGACCCGTTCTCCGCCGTCGTCCACGGCTTCGCACGGACCTGGGAGTTCAGCGTGATCACCGTGCGCGCGGTCGGCCAGATCGTCGCCGGCTCGCGCGGCACCGAGGACATCAGCGGCATCCCGCGCATCATGGAGATGTCGGGCCACGTCGCGGCCTCGGGAACCCCGTCGCTGGCGTTCTTCATCGCGGCGCTGTCGATCAGCCTCGGCCTGATCAACCTGCTGCCGATCCCCGTGCTGGACGGCGGTCATCTGTTGTTCTATGCCATCGAGGCGATTCGTGGCCGTCCGCTGGGGCGGCGTGCGATCGAACTGGCCATGGGATTCGGGCTTGTCGTGATCATCGGACTGTTCTTGACGACGACAGTGCATGACCTGATGCGTTACGACGGCATCGTCGAATTCTTCAACGACCTCACGGGCTGA